In Rhodanobacter humi, the following are encoded in one genomic region:
- a CDS encoding SDR family oxidoreductase: MKDVTVVIGAGGIGMAIARRVSSGRHVLLADHRRESADAAARLLELAGFETTTMQADVSDRSTVQAVVGKARELGPIKALVQAAGVSPSQAPIEAILKVDLYGTAMLLEEFGKVMAEGGSGVVISSQSGYRMPALTAAQDALLATAPAEDLLALDFVRNAKDTLHAYQISKRCNSLRVRGEAIHWAKRGARINAISPGIIVTPLAHDELHGERADFYQAMLKKMPAGRAGTPDEIAALAALIMGPEGGFITGSDFLIDGGATANFYYGPDAGKS, translated from the coding sequence ATGAAAGACGTAACAGTAGTCATCGGAGCCGGTGGCATTGGCATGGCCATCGCCCGCCGCGTCAGCAGCGGCCGCCATGTCCTTCTGGCCGATCACCGCCGGGAATCCGCCGACGCGGCGGCAAGGCTGCTTGAACTGGCTGGGTTCGAAACCACCACCATGCAGGCCGATGTCTCGGATCGCAGCACGGTCCAGGCCGTGGTCGGCAAGGCTCGGGAACTCGGGCCGATCAAGGCGCTGGTGCAGGCGGCAGGCGTGTCGCCGTCGCAGGCACCCATCGAGGCGATCCTCAAGGTCGATCTTTACGGTACCGCGATGCTGCTCGAAGAATTCGGCAAGGTGATGGCCGAAGGCGGCTCGGGCGTGGTGATCTCCTCGCAATCCGGCTATCGCATGCCCGCGCTGACTGCCGCACAGGATGCACTCCTCGCCACCGCGCCGGCGGAAGACTTGCTGGCACTCGATTTCGTCAGGAACGCCAAGGACACGCTGCACGCCTACCAGATCTCGAAGCGCTGCAACTCTCTCAGGGTGCGCGGCGAGGCGATCCACTGGGCGAAGCGCGGCGCACGGATCAACGCGATCAGCCCCGGCATCATCGTGACGCCACTGGCCCACGACGAGCTGCATGGCGAGCGCGCCGATTTCTATCAGGCGATGTTGAAGAAGATGCCAGCGGGCCGCGCGGGCACTCCCGACGAGATCGCGGCGCTGGCGGCGCTGATCATGGGACCGGAAGGTGGCTTCATCACCGGCAGCGACTTCCTGATCGATGGCGGGGCGACGGCCAACTTCTACTACGGCCCCGACGCGGGAAAATCCTGA
- a CDS encoding zinc-dependent alcohol dehydrogenase family protein encodes MYATVMHGPGDVRYEQVSDPRIEKPTDAIIKLSATCICGSDLWPYRGLSERNGPAHMGHEYCGVVVEVGSEVKTVKPGQFVVGSFCLSDNTCPHCAFGFHSSCQQGEFMTGAQAPYARVPLADGTLVATVEMPDADVIPHMLAVSDVLGTGWYAADAAQVRKGGTVVVVGDGAVGLMGVLAASQMGAERIIAMSRHATRQQLAREFGATDIVAERGADGIARIMDLTDGVGAESVLECVGMGESMDQAMGVCRPGGTIGYVGVPHGVSFDGQKLFFSQRRMLGGPAPVRRFLPDLMDRVLKGAIRPGKVFDLVLPIAQVAEGYRAMDERRAIKTLLRVDE; translated from the coding sequence ATGTACGCAACCGTCATGCACGGCCCGGGCGATGTCCGCTACGAGCAGGTTTCCGATCCGCGGATCGAAAAGCCGACCGACGCCATCATCAAACTGTCCGCCACCTGCATCTGCGGTTCCGACTTGTGGCCATACCGCGGCCTGTCGGAGCGCAACGGCCCGGCCCACATGGGCCACGAATATTGCGGCGTGGTGGTCGAGGTCGGTTCCGAAGTGAAGACGGTGAAGCCCGGCCAGTTCGTCGTCGGCTCCTTCTGCCTGTCCGACAACACCTGCCCGCACTGCGCGTTCGGCTTCCACTCCTCCTGCCAGCAGGGCGAGTTCATGACAGGCGCGCAGGCGCCCTACGCGCGCGTGCCTCTGGCCGATGGCACGCTGGTCGCGACCGTGGAGATGCCGGACGCGGACGTGATCCCGCACATGCTGGCGGTGTCCGACGTGCTCGGCACCGGCTGGTACGCGGCCGATGCCGCGCAGGTGCGCAAGGGCGGCACCGTCGTGGTGGTGGGCGACGGCGCGGTCGGGCTGATGGGCGTGCTTGCCGCCAGCCAGATGGGGGCCGAACGCATCATCGCGATGAGCCGCCACGCCACGCGCCAGCAACTGGCGCGCGAGTTCGGCGCCACCGACATCGTCGCCGAACGCGGCGCCGATGGCATCGCCCGCATCATGGACCTGACCGACGGCGTCGGCGCGGAATCGGTGCTCGAATGCGTCGGCATGGGCGAGTCGATGGACCAGGCCATGGGCGTCTGCCGCCCCGGCGGCACCATCGGTTACGTCGGCGTTCCGCATGGCGTCAGCTTCGACGGCCAGAAGCTGTTCTTCTCGCAGCGCCGCATGCTGGGCGGCCCGGCGCCGGTGCGCCGTTTCCTGCCCGACCTGATGGATCGCGTGCTCAAGGGCGCGATCCGGCCGGGCAAGGTCTTCGATCTGGTCCTGCCGATCGCGCAGGTGGCCGAGGGCTACCGGGCGATGGACGAACGCCGCGCCATCAAGACCCTGCTGCGCGTGGATGAATGA